From the genome of Fervidobacterium thailandense, one region includes:
- a CDS encoding GGDEF domain-containing protein: protein MERLAGYLGQLFPYEKSQLYMTLLGTFVADIANAQNTATFVDKVCKSIFANTTNVVGLRLMTRSYIKIYGKSSQVKRDYTFDNIRSTVYFTCENQQESEFVKICLFVADNIYNAVKRMESYEKLVSYDPLTGAYTKRVGLNILKAQIARSKRQGTETFVVFLDLDNFKHFNDTYGHIEGDKLLEKFGEHVRTNLRQHDLFIRYGGDEFVLFLETASPEIVVERLLNNSPVSFSYGIASTKEAESLKELLEIADRRMYDTKKVRKSSL, encoded by the coding sequence ATGGAACGACTCGCGGGATACTTGGGGCAACTCTTCCCCTACGAGAAGAGCCAACTTTACATGACTTTGCTTGGAACTTTCGTTGCCGATATTGCTAACGCTCAAAACACGGCAACCTTTGTGGATAAAGTTTGCAAGAGCATCTTTGCGAACACAACAAACGTAGTTGGGTTGAGGTTGATGACGAGATCTTACATAAAAATATACGGGAAAAGCTCGCAAGTTAAGCGCGATTACACCTTCGATAACATCCGTTCGACGGTTTACTTCACTTGCGAAAATCAGCAGGAAAGTGAATTTGTGAAGATCTGTCTGTTTGTGGCGGACAATATTTACAACGCTGTCAAGCGGATGGAAAGTTATGAAAAGCTCGTCAGTTACGACCCACTCACTGGAGCGTACACTAAGCGTGTGGGATTGAACATACTAAAGGCCCAGATAGCACGTTCAAAACGTCAGGGTACGGAAACCTTCGTAGTTTTCTTAGACCTCGACAATTTCAAGCACTTCAACGACACTTACGGTCATATCGAAGGGGACAAGTTACTTGAAAAATTCGGGGAACACGTCCGCACCAATCTTAGACAACACGACCTCTTCATTCGTTATGGTGGCGATGAGTTCGTTCTCTTCTTGGAAACCGCATCACCTGAGATAGTTGTGGAGCGACTTTTGAATAACTCACCCGTTAGCTTTTCTTACGGTATCGCTTCAACGAAGGAAGCCGAGAGTCTGAAAGAACTTTTGGAAATTGCTGACAGACGGATGTACGATACAAAAAAGGTTAGAAAATCGTCCCTGTAG
- a CDS encoding formate--tetrahydrofolate ligase: MLSDIEIARNAKLVDIRKIAAELGLQEDDVKLYGKYIAKIDHRLLKKLSERPNGKLILVTAITPTPAGEGKTTTSIGLSMALNKIGKRSIVTLREPSLGPVFGVKGGAAGGGYSQVLPMEDINLHFTGDIHAVTAAHNLIAAMIDAHVNHGNELKIDIRKIFWKRAIDMNDRALRQIVIGLGGSANGYPREDGFIITAASELMAVLCLASDLGDLKRRIGEIVIAQSEEKGLVRVRDLKAEGAATVLLKDAINPNLVQTIENTPALVHGGPFANIAHGTNSLIATKLALKLADYVVTEAGFAADLGAQKFLDFVAPTGGLFVDLAVVVASIRALKYHGGVNKDELGKENIEAVVRGMENLKVHVENLEKYGVPVVVALNKFATDTEAEIEAVIENCPVTCVVNEAYSKGSEGAIELAKTVIDTIQRQPSNYKPLVDQNLSVEEKIELIAKEIYRAGRVVYTDTARSKLSMIKKYGFGNYPVIIAKTQNSISDDPKKINAPRGYEFTVRDFLISAGAGFVVALAGEIMLLPGLPKIPAAVNIDIDESGEIIGLF, encoded by the coding sequence ATGCTGAGCGATATTGAAATCGCCAGGAATGCGAAATTGGTGGATATCAGAAAGATAGCTGCGGAACTCGGACTACAGGAAGATGACGTGAAGTTGTACGGCAAATACATCGCAAAAATCGACCACAGGCTCTTGAAGAAGCTTTCGGAACGCCCAAACGGTAAACTCATCCTCGTTACCGCGATCACTCCCACGCCAGCTGGTGAGGGAAAGACCACGACGAGTATCGGGTTGTCGATGGCGCTCAACAAGATTGGCAAGCGTTCGATAGTCACCCTTAGAGAACCGTCCTTGGGACCGGTCTTCGGCGTTAAGGGTGGTGCGGCTGGCGGCGGGTATTCTCAAGTACTTCCCATGGAGGATATCAACCTACATTTCACTGGAGATATTCACGCGGTAACTGCTGCCCACAACCTTATCGCGGCGATGATAGATGCTCACGTTAACCACGGAAACGAACTGAAGATCGACATTAGGAAAATCTTTTGGAAACGTGCCATCGATATGAACGACCGTGCGCTAAGGCAGATTGTGATCGGGTTGGGAGGTAGTGCGAATGGGTATCCGCGTGAGGATGGGTTCATCATCACCGCGGCTTCGGAATTGATGGCCGTTCTTTGCCTTGCAAGTGACCTGGGGGATCTCAAGAGACGCATTGGAGAAATCGTTATTGCGCAAAGTGAGGAAAAGGGACTTGTACGTGTCCGGGACCTCAAGGCTGAAGGTGCAGCTACGGTACTGTTGAAGGATGCCATAAATCCTAACCTCGTTCAAACGATCGAAAACACACCTGCTCTCGTCCACGGTGGACCGTTTGCGAACATCGCACACGGAACAAACTCACTCATAGCTACAAAACTTGCTCTTAAACTTGCCGACTACGTTGTTACTGAGGCAGGATTCGCAGCCGATCTCGGTGCGCAAAAATTCCTGGACTTTGTTGCACCTACCGGAGGACTATTCGTGGACCTTGCCGTTGTGGTTGCGTCGATAAGGGCGCTCAAATACCACGGTGGTGTGAACAAAGACGAGCTTGGAAAAGAGAACATCGAAGCGGTGGTAAGGGGAATGGAGAATTTGAAAGTTCACGTCGAGAACCTAGAAAAATACGGGGTCCCGGTGGTAGTGGCACTGAACAAGTTCGCAACCGATACAGAAGCCGAAATCGAGGCCGTGATTGAAAATTGTCCCGTCACGTGCGTTGTGAACGAGGCTTACTCAAAGGGTTCTGAAGGAGCGATCGAGCTTGCGAAAACGGTGATTGATACGATTCAGCGACAACCAAGTAATTACAAACCCTTGGTCGATCAGAATCTATCCGTTGAGGAAAAAATCGAACTCATAGCAAAGGAGATCTACAGGGCTGGTAGAGTAGTTTACACGGACACGGCCAGAAGTAAACTCAGTATGATCAAAAAATACGGATTCGGGAATTATCCGGTTATAATCGCGAAAACTCAAAACAGCATTTCGGATGACCCGAAGAAAATCAACGCACCTCGGGGATACGAGTTCACCGTTCGAGACTTCTTAATAAGTGCGGGAGCCGGTTTCGTTGTGGCACTTGCCGGTGAAATAATGTTGTTGCCAGGATTGCCCAAAATACCAGCGGCCGTGAACATAGACATTGACGAAAGCGGAGAAATCATCGGACTGTTCTGA
- a CDS encoding sensor domain-containing diguanylate cyclase — protein MLRIVLPVILTAFVVVISLIVVWYRRHLKKMGEELRSLEHFLSVLGAVIDKTEIGLAVWKSGELVYINSKIIEHADSIGLNLRDREQMEYLIRHPEEKLPLFDILSFVREYRVKQEEVERTWRKELGKRYVEIKYVRKKLNDDFYGIVITRDFSFEFTSVEHNILTALVDVLVTELSKEEVDLYELGEQVRTLLTEYGLVDIFGIALLEPGGTIYYPYFKYSDEDDRSGMRVSPDVKNVTRFVIDKSVKIWIRNSEKEQEFPDGYRLQRIRGEVFTIYAVPIVYRHLTRGAVLFEKQGEDQFSELTVALFDKVAGMITLALSFVETYNEVRAERQKLFEMSIRDYLTEAYTRMFLEQFLEKELSKSKRTGSPISIVFLDVDKFKEINDRFGHVYGDRVLQTLVRVAKKNIRAMDLITRYGGDEFVIVLPNTDPTHAGSVMYRIVEALKEYGISISYGIIDASKFDSIDEIYREVDAKMYEMKKARVVNRKLND, from the coding sequence GTGCTTAGAATAGTTTTACCAGTTATACTCACTGCTTTTGTCGTCGTTATTAGTTTGATTGTCGTTTGGTACCGCAGACACTTGAAGAAAATGGGCGAAGAGTTGCGAAGTTTAGAGCACTTTCTCTCGGTGCTCGGAGCTGTGATTGATAAAACGGAAATAGGACTTGCCGTGTGGAAATCTGGAGAACTGGTTTACATAAACTCAAAGATCATCGAACACGCGGATTCCATAGGGTTGAACCTTCGGGACAGAGAGCAGATGGAATACTTGATCCGGCATCCTGAAGAAAAGTTGCCGTTGTTTGACATCCTTAGCTTTGTGCGGGAGTACCGTGTGAAGCAAGAGGAAGTTGAACGCACGTGGCGAAAAGAATTGGGGAAGAGATACGTTGAAATCAAATACGTGAGAAAGAAATTGAACGACGACTTCTACGGTATAGTCATAACACGTGATTTTTCATTCGAGTTCACCTCTGTGGAACACAACATTTTAACGGCGCTCGTGGATGTTTTGGTCACCGAGCTTTCCAAAGAGGAAGTCGACCTTTACGAGCTTGGGGAACAGGTACGAACACTTCTCACAGAGTACGGGCTTGTCGATATATTCGGAATAGCCCTACTTGAGCCTGGGGGTACGATTTACTATCCGTACTTTAAGTACTCGGACGAAGACGACAGAAGTGGCATGAGAGTCTCGCCGGATGTTAAGAATGTTACGCGATTCGTTATCGACAAATCTGTAAAAATCTGGATCCGAAACTCCGAAAAAGAGCAGGAATTTCCAGACGGTTACAGGTTACAAAGGATCAGAGGAGAAGTGTTCACAATTTACGCTGTTCCAATCGTTTACAGACACTTGACGCGTGGTGCGGTACTTTTTGAAAAGCAAGGAGAGGATCAGTTTTCGGAGTTAACCGTTGCACTTTTCGATAAAGTAGCTGGTATGATCACACTTGCCCTCAGTTTCGTAGAAACCTACAACGAGGTTCGCGCCGAAAGGCAAAAGCTCTTCGAGATGTCGATACGTGATTACCTTACTGAAGCATACACCCGTATGTTTCTCGAGCAATTCTTGGAGAAAGAACTAAGCAAGTCCAAACGCACGGGCAGTCCGATTTCTATCGTTTTCCTCGATGTTGACAAATTCAAGGAAATAAACGACAGGTTCGGACACGTTTACGGCGACAGAGTACTCCAGACACTCGTGCGGGTTGCAAAAAAGAATATCAGGGCGATGGACCTGATCACCAGGTACGGTGGTGATGAGTTCGTAATCGTACTTCCAAACACCGATCCAACCCATGCCGGGAGCGTGATGTACAGGATCGTTGAAGCATTGAAAGAATACGGCATTTCCATTTCGTACGGAATTATCGATGCTTCAAAGTTTGACAGCATCGACGAGATTTACAGGGAAGTCGACGCGAAGATGTACGAGATGAAAAAGGCCCGAGTGGTGAATCGAAAATTGAACGACTGA
- a CDS encoding S8 family peptidase, with the protein MRRPVNVLILVFLVSIVATFSCVKFPDTKTAGEEVFLNSLDHPHEQGKLLVGFSEEAAVYELARELGAVVLGVDKVLKFAALGVREELDKVYAKLKNLRIEGVTYVEPSYVRTIPSVLELPTPRVTDAGTDLKILENESKYLWGLQVTEIKKAWELGFTGDGVIVAVLDTGVDGTHPDLAPNVIKGYNAVNGSEIAPSTDSSIGGAHGTHVAGTIAAVLDGKGVVGVAPKAKIMPVVIFGSWYVGDDKVAEAIRWAVQNGAKVLSNSWGGMGYSMTLKRAIDYALENGVVVVAAAGNSSAYQSSLYPANYPGVIQVGAVENGEPPFTTSFSNRSPLVSVGAPGRLVLSTMPMRGSAGYESGSLYSSENGGYYGFMSGTSMATPHVSGMAALLLQKFPSAKPWQIRKLIENGARDIDLPGLDEHSGYGLLNARSVGLELPENGAANVVVKVKVNGKVVTGAIVSLLGKNGISYARRYFALTDVGIAKFLGIDVGEYRMIVSSQEKCFEQEVNINSDVQIEVEL; encoded by the coding sequence GTGCGTAGACCCGTTAACGTCTTAATCTTGGTTTTTTTGGTTTCCATCGTAGCCACGTTTTCCTGCGTGAAGTTTCCAGATACCAAAACCGCTGGTGAAGAAGTGTTCCTGAACAGTCTCGATCATCCGCACGAGCAAGGTAAACTCTTGGTTGGATTTTCCGAAGAAGCTGCGGTTTACGAACTTGCACGCGAACTTGGTGCGGTGGTTTTGGGTGTGGATAAGGTTTTAAAATTTGCGGCACTCGGTGTGCGCGAAGAACTGGATAAGGTTTACGCTAAACTGAAGAATTTAAGAATCGAAGGTGTGACGTACGTTGAACCGAGTTATGTCAGAACTATTCCATCCGTTCTGGAGCTTCCCACTCCGCGAGTAACCGATGCTGGCACCGACCTGAAAATTCTTGAGAACGAGAGTAAATACCTTTGGGGCTTGCAAGTAACGGAAATCAAGAAGGCGTGGGAGCTTGGATTTACCGGTGACGGCGTAATCGTCGCGGTTTTGGACACGGGGGTAGACGGTACACATCCAGATCTCGCACCAAACGTGATAAAAGGTTACAACGCGGTCAACGGAAGCGAGATTGCACCGTCAACTGATAGTTCGATAGGTGGTGCACACGGAACACATGTGGCCGGTACGATTGCCGCCGTTTTGGATGGAAAGGGAGTTGTTGGCGTTGCACCGAAAGCGAAGATCATGCCAGTGGTGATTTTCGGGAGTTGGTACGTCGGCGATGATAAAGTTGCAGAGGCTATCCGCTGGGCGGTACAAAACGGGGCCAAAGTGTTGAGCAACTCCTGGGGTGGGATGGGTTATTCGATGACGCTAAAACGGGCGATTGACTATGCGTTGGAGAACGGTGTAGTTGTCGTCGCCGCCGCTGGAAACAGTTCGGCTTACCAATCGTCATTGTATCCCGCGAATTATCCGGGCGTTATCCAAGTTGGCGCCGTTGAAAACGGTGAACCTCCGTTCACTACGAGTTTTTCAAACAGGAGCCCTTTGGTTTCGGTTGGAGCACCTGGTAGATTGGTGCTCTCAACCATGCCGATGCGCGGATCGGCTGGTTACGAGAGTGGTTCTTTGTATTCTTCCGAGAACGGTGGTTACTACGGGTTCATGAGTGGTACGTCGATGGCTACACCACATGTTTCCGGAATGGCTGCGCTTTTGCTTCAAAAGTTTCCCAGCGCAAAACCTTGGCAAATCAGAAAACTGATCGAAAACGGTGCACGGGATATAGATTTACCTGGCTTGGACGAACATTCCGGCTACGGTTTACTGAATGCCCGTTCCGTGGGGCTTGAGCTTCCTGAGAATGGAGCGGCAAACGTGGTGGTAAAGGTGAAAGTCAATGGAAAAGTAGTAACCGGTGCCATTGTTTCGTTGTTAGGAAAAAACGGGATAAGTTACGCACGTAGGTACTTTGCGTTGACCGATGTGGGAATCGCGAAGTTCCTGGGAATCGATGTTGGAGAGTACAGAATGATTGTTTCAAGCCAGGAAAAATGCTTCGAGCAAGAAGTAAACATAAATTCGGACGTGCAAATTGAAGTTGAACTATAG
- the rnc gene encoding ribonuclease III, producing MLLYNALCHSSYAYELGQLGRQIKNNERLEFLGDAVVELIVCDILYRDYPDATEGDMAKVKGAVASEEVLAEIAQQYNVGKYLFLGKGEEKTGGRSRSSILADAMEAIAAAVYIDGGLDAVKKTFGPMFKKYVEIFLSGQKIFDYKTALQEFTQDKYRELPEYRVIGMDEENRYVVELYVHGSLVATGTGTSKKDAEKDAARKAFERLVERKNESCRENDL from the coding sequence ATGCTCCTGTACAACGCCCTCTGTCACTCCTCCTACGCCTATGAACTTGGTCAGTTGGGGAGACAGATAAAGAACAACGAACGTCTTGAGTTTTTGGGTGATGCGGTCGTCGAGTTGATAGTTTGTGACATCCTGTACCGCGACTATCCTGATGCGACCGAAGGTGATATGGCTAAGGTAAAGGGAGCGGTTGCGAGCGAAGAGGTACTTGCCGAAATAGCCCAGCAGTATAATGTGGGTAAGTATCTTTTCCTGGGCAAAGGGGAAGAGAAGACCGGAGGACGCTCGCGGAGTAGTATCTTGGCCGACGCGATGGAAGCGATAGCGGCAGCGGTGTACATCGACGGTGGACTCGACGCCGTGAAAAAAACGTTCGGCCCTATGTTTAAAAAGTACGTTGAAATCTTTCTGTCAGGTCAGAAAATCTTTGATTACAAAACGGCTTTGCAGGAATTCACTCAGGACAAATACAGGGAGTTACCGGAATACAGGGTTATTGGGATGGACGAGGAGAATAGGTACGTTGTGGAACTGTACGTGCACGGTAGCTTGGTAGCTACGGGTACGGGGACATCGAAGAAAGACGCGGAGAAGGATGCGGCGCGGAAGGCTTTCGAACGTCTCGTCGAACGAAAGAACGAAAGTTGTCGCGAGAACGATTTGTGA
- a CDS encoding Glu/Leu/Phe/Val family dehydrogenase produces MKLSTMGNLKPFGPLYENAQKQFLKAADLMDLDPNIGNFLLWPQRILEVHFPVVMDDGRVEIFEGYRVQHNTARGPAKGGIRYHPDTNLDEVASLAFWMTWKCAVMNLPYGGGKGGVKVDVTQLSEKELERLSRRFFSEIQMMVGPHKDIPAPDVNTNAKIMAWYMDTYSMNVGYTALGVVTGKPLDLGGSEGRPEATGRGVAITANEACKVLGKDISKATVAIQGFGNVGSYSAKILSEEYGAKIIAVSDVSGGIYNEDGLDINDLIAYRDSNKGLIKGYPKGKPITNEELLTLDVDILIPAALENAITEKNAKDVKAKIIVEGANGPTTPEAEEILLSKGTLIVPDILANAGGVTVSYFEWVQDLQTFFWDIDDIRKKLTKMMVNAFAEVYKTKEKYNTDMRTAAYIVAISRVANAVRERGYYPM; encoded by the coding sequence ATGAAACTCAGTACAATGGGAAACCTGAAACCATTTGGGCCTCTGTACGAAAACGCGCAGAAGCAGTTCCTCAAAGCAGCGGACCTCATGGATCTGGATCCGAACATAGGAAACTTCCTCCTCTGGCCACAAAGGATTTTGGAAGTCCACTTCCCAGTGGTAATGGACGATGGTAGGGTGGAGATATTCGAAGGTTACAGGGTTCAACACAACACTGCTCGTGGTCCCGCGAAAGGTGGAATTAGGTATCACCCTGACACGAACCTCGATGAGGTTGCATCTTTGGCCTTCTGGATGACGTGGAAATGTGCGGTTATGAACCTACCGTACGGTGGAGGTAAAGGTGGAGTCAAGGTTGACGTAACACAGCTTTCTGAGAAGGAACTCGAAAGACTGAGCAGAAGATTCTTCTCGGAAATCCAAATGATGGTTGGTCCACACAAGGACATTCCTGCTCCCGATGTAAACACGAACGCGAAGATAATGGCATGGTACATGGATACCTACAGTATGAACGTCGGATACACTGCTCTCGGTGTCGTCACCGGAAAACCACTGGACCTTGGTGGTTCCGAAGGTAGGCCTGAAGCAACGGGACGCGGCGTTGCAATAACGGCAAACGAAGCGTGCAAAGTCCTTGGTAAGGACATTTCCAAAGCTACAGTTGCGATCCAGGGATTCGGTAACGTGGGTTCCTACTCGGCAAAGATTCTCAGCGAAGAGTACGGTGCTAAGATAATTGCAGTTAGTGACGTAAGTGGAGGAATCTACAACGAGGATGGGCTTGATATCAACGACCTCATCGCGTACCGTGACTCGAACAAAGGATTGATCAAGGGTTACCCGAAGGGTAAACCGATCACGAACGAAGAACTTCTAACACTCGATGTGGACATACTCATCCCGGCAGCACTTGAAAACGCGATCACCGAAAAGAACGCGAAAGACGTTAAGGCGAAGATCATCGTCGAGGGTGCAAACGGTCCAACAACACCAGAAGCGGAAGAAATACTCCTCAGCAAAGGAACATTGATCGTCCCCGACATTCTTGCTAACGCTGGTGGTGTTACGGTATCGTACTTTGAATGGGTACAAGACCTCCAGACGTTCTTCTGGGATATCGACGACATCAGGAAGAAGCTCACGAAGATGATGGTCAACGCCTTTGCCGAAGTCTACAAGACCAAGGAAAAGTACAACACCGACATGAGAACCGCGGCTTACATCGTTGCAATCAGCAGAGTTGCGAACGCAGTAAGGGAAAGAGGATATTACCCGATGTAA
- a CDS encoding ABC transporter ATP-binding protein has translation MFRGFLKKRWYFYVLGIVALIIIDLLQLFVPKVISKAVNTLRVVKSVDEIKVFVYSILGLALGMLVGRFWWRYFIMGSSRFFDYEAKRFLFDKILSLDMYFFDKHRSGDIMAYFTNDVSMVERMLGIGVVQLTDALFMTFTTVFFMASSTNWRLTLTALSPLPGIILISSTFGRLIFKRSRKVQDVYSDLSGFTEETIDGIRVIKSFSILPKIEQIFSEKAKEHFKATISLIRVWGIMWPLIHFVGTLAYFLALTVGGPMVVKGTVSLGDFIAFNSYIGMLIWPLTAYGMVMNVIQQGRASLQRLNELLSIEPLVKEPENPQPLKRIEEIRVQGLTFRYPNTDREVLKSVDFEVKKGQFVGIVGTVGSGKSTLVKLISKLYPVERGRIFINGIDINDLNSKDIRRLISYVPQETFLFSTSVTENVAFAMSTFDFEKVREMVKLAAVEEDVEKFPNKYDTVVGQRGVMLSGGQKQRLTIARALMRKADVYIFDDCLSAVDPETEEEIIRTLREKMRGTTMIIITHRLKVLQNADVIYVFDDGRIIEKGTHFELIQKDGLYARMFKKQLVAEMGDVL, from the coding sequence ATGTTTCGGGGGTTTTTGAAGAAACGATGGTATTTCTACGTACTCGGTATCGTTGCTTTAATAATCATCGATTTACTACAGCTCTTCGTTCCCAAAGTGATATCGAAAGCGGTAAACACTTTAAGAGTGGTCAAAAGCGTCGACGAAATCAAGGTGTTCGTGTACTCTATCTTGGGTCTGGCCCTCGGAATGCTCGTTGGAAGATTTTGGTGGCGGTACTTTATAATGGGTTCTTCGAGATTCTTCGACTACGAGGCTAAACGTTTCTTGTTCGATAAAATCCTGAGTCTTGACATGTACTTCTTCGACAAGCACCGTTCGGGGGACATCATGGCTTATTTCACAAACGACGTTTCCATGGTTGAGAGGATGCTCGGTATCGGTGTTGTACAACTCACCGACGCGCTGTTTATGACGTTCACAACCGTTTTCTTCATGGCTTCATCTACCAACTGGCGTTTGACTCTCACGGCGCTCTCACCACTTCCGGGAATCATACTGATATCCTCAACCTTCGGTAGGCTCATCTTTAAACGTTCCAGAAAAGTCCAAGACGTGTACTCGGATCTTAGTGGATTCACCGAGGAAACCATCGACGGTATCCGCGTTATCAAAAGCTTTTCCATACTTCCGAAGATCGAGCAAATCTTCTCCGAAAAGGCAAAGGAGCATTTCAAGGCAACAATTTCATTGATTCGCGTCTGGGGAATCATGTGGCCACTCATACACTTCGTTGGTACGCTTGCGTACTTTTTGGCGTTAACTGTGGGCGGACCGATGGTTGTGAAAGGCACCGTTTCGTTAGGAGATTTCATAGCGTTCAACAGCTACATCGGCATGTTGATATGGCCGCTGACCGCGTACGGAATGGTGATGAACGTCATCCAACAAGGACGTGCATCCTTGCAACGCCTAAACGAACTTCTATCGATTGAACCACTCGTAAAAGAACCGGAAAATCCGCAACCTTTGAAGAGAATAGAGGAGATACGCGTCCAAGGACTGACGTTCCGCTATCCGAACACCGACAGGGAAGTGCTTAAAAGTGTGGATTTTGAGGTCAAGAAAGGACAATTCGTTGGTATTGTTGGGACGGTTGGGAGTGGTAAGTCCACGCTGGTCAAATTGATAAGCAAGCTTTACCCGGTGGAGCGTGGAAGGATTTTTATCAACGGTATTGACATAAACGATCTCAATTCCAAAGATATCAGACGTTTGATATCGTACGTGCCGCAGGAGACGTTTCTCTTCTCAACGTCCGTAACTGAGAACGTAGCCTTCGCGATGTCCACCTTCGATTTTGAGAAGGTCCGCGAGATGGTAAAACTTGCCGCGGTGGAGGAGGATGTGGAAAAGTTTCCTAACAAATACGACACCGTGGTTGGTCAGAGGGGTGTGATGCTTTCTGGTGGACAGAAGCAAAGATTAACTATAGCAAGGGCCCTGATGAGAAAGGCAGATGTTTACATATTCGATGATTGTCTTTCTGCCGTCGACCCGGAAACGGAAGAAGAGATAATCAGAACCCTGAGAGAAAAGATGAGAGGTACAACGATGATAATTATCACACATCGGTTGAAGGTGTTACAGAACGCCGATGTGATATACGTCTTCGATGATGGTCGAATCATTGAGAAAGGTACGCACTTTGAGCTCATCCAAAAGGATGGGTTGTACGCGAGGATGTTCAAAAAACAGTTGGTTGCGGAGATGGGAGATGTGTTATAA
- a CDS encoding 7-cyano-7-deazaguanine synthase, translated as MVKFKKTRFTILGEVSILEVSERIKGIIDEIKLVASDYGNKVVVAFSGGMDSTAAAILCALALGAENVELVHVTYGPYTYSKTPLIVEKFAQKFGLKCTFIENRGQEKIWRYGPSCNMCTRQVKMGTVLAYANGRLVVTGSNASDTWGQTGLKVFNGMYAPLGNLSKAEIKAILDYLGISIERIGENANREGCKLKHLLKPLTNPDFHGKAVVLANELVLKYFPEGNEIANVKIVGPLSKNVAVVNVKPMRDGVDKLVWELSKIDVIEEVVVADRPLKLVVVANPSIYRVPESRYWIVEGRLKPEFAVPINVEWHESKNNKLRTFHVVEVSEWTDYATENEPCSRNSNESSVTSSTTSCSCTTPSVTPPTPMNLVSWGDR; from the coding sequence GTGGTAAAATTTAAAAAAACAAGGTTCACAATCCTCGGGGAGGTAAGTATTCTGGAGGTAAGCGAAAGAATAAAAGGTATAATCGATGAAATCAAGTTAGTAGCTTCAGACTACGGGAATAAGGTTGTTGTAGCCTTTTCTGGAGGAATGGACAGTACCGCTGCAGCGATACTCTGTGCTCTGGCACTCGGAGCGGAAAACGTCGAGCTTGTGCACGTTACGTACGGACCATACACCTACTCCAAAACACCTCTAATCGTCGAGAAGTTCGCACAAAAATTTGGACTAAAGTGCACCTTCATCGAAAATAGAGGTCAGGAAAAGATATGGAGATACGGGCCTTCGTGCAACATGTGCACACGTCAGGTAAAGATGGGTACAGTTCTCGCTTACGCAAACGGTCGGCTCGTCGTGACTGGTTCGAACGCGTCTGACACCTGGGGTCAGACAGGTTTAAAGGTTTTCAATGGTATGTACGCTCCTCTTGGTAATCTGAGCAAGGCCGAAATAAAGGCTATATTGGACTATTTGGGAATTAGCATCGAGAGGATTGGTGAAAATGCCAACCGTGAAGGTTGTAAGCTAAAGCATCTGTTAAAACCGTTAACGAATCCTGACTTCCATGGGAAAGCTGTGGTTCTTGCAAATGAGCTCGTGTTGAAGTACTTCCCTGAAGGAAACGAAATTGCCAACGTTAAGATCGTGGGACCACTTTCCAAGAACGTGGCTGTGGTGAACGTCAAGCCGATGAGGGATGGTGTAGACAAACTCGTATGGGAACTCTCAAAAATAGACGTGATCGAAGAAGTGGTAGTTGCGGACAGACCTTTGAAACTCGTGGTCGTTGCCAATCCTTCCATTTACAGAGTTCCGGAATCAAGGTACTGGATCGTTGAAGGTAGGCTCAAACCGGAGTTCGCCGTACCGATCAATGTAGAATGGCACGAATCGAAGAACAACAAGCTTCGTACGTTTCACGTGGTGGAGGTGTCCGAATGGACGGATTACGCGACAGAGAACGAGCCCTGCTCGAGGAATTCGAACGAGTCATCGGTTACAAGTTCAACGACATCATGCTCCTGTACAACGCCCTCTGTCACTCCTCCTACGCCTATGAACTTGGTCAGTTGGGGAGACAGATAA